In Hyperolius riggenbachi isolate aHypRig1 chromosome 1, aHypRig1.pri, whole genome shotgun sequence, the genomic window TATCTGATTGCAGTAGGACCAGAGgcctttttccccatttttttcagttcctgatcactgtgattggctcacagtgatcaggaggtcaggagccaatgaagacGGCTCCTGACTGAGGTATGGAACTCATCTGTCTTTAAACAGCTGAGTTAtgtgccggcggggacatgctatTTTTTAACTGTGCAGTTTAATCACAGCCTGTATACCCCATCCCCAGCAAACCATGTGAATTGCCCCATCTAGTTGTATATATAGCTAGTTGATCACAATtgatcctctcccgcaccacacaAAAACCGCCTGTGCAAACTCGCATTTCTTGGTGGGACTCCCAAATGGACCAATAATAGGGGAAACTGGTTTAACTGCTAGGAAGGttagagctgtgtgaggaaagtCATACAAACACAAGACAATCATACAAATGCTGCATGCTGTTAGCCATTGACCAGACCACCAGATGCAGAGCTGAGTTTTTGAAATACCTATATGTACAGCTGGCATGTCCCTTTGAATCCACTATTCACTCTATTCTCTGAAAAGTGTAAAGAGAGCTGTAAAACACCTTCAGCAATTGAATGCATTATTGTTGGCAATCTGCAAGTATTGAGCTCTAACTCCTAATTAGAGTCATTTCTTTAATTACGGTAGTCATTTATGATTTATAGAGGTTCTGGAGGTGAAGTTTGTTATTGCGCACATGTCTGCATGTCTTTAAACCGTTGACCACATACAGAACCTGCTTAAAATATCTTTAATTAAgaggatgagttggcaaccctaCCTAATAACACAAAAGTCAAGAACTAAGCAATGACAGTGCAATAACCTAGAGATGCAATATATTGTACTTGGCTGTGTTAAATAACAGCTCATTTCATAAACCCGCACAACTTCCTCCTCTGGCACAGTGAGAACAGTTTCAGTTTCTTCTTCAAGGACCATCATCTTTGTCTGTTGTACCTGCTGGACATTGTGAATAGCAGTGACATGCTGGAAGGCCTGTCTGTTCGGGACACAGGAAACAGACTaggcaatatgcaattcactttttctcctgagttttctcctaggtgatattttcacacgttGTCAtgaaataccttttaaaccagagttccccaacccagtcctcaaggcccaccaacagtacacgttTTGCAGAAAGCCACAAACATGCAAGGGTGAGGTCataagtgtctcagcagagctgattaactacctctctggatttccacaaaacatgcactgttggtgggccttgaggacagggttggggaacactgtaaaacaccagcaagcaagaaaatactcaacataattttgataatactttttcaccaacttttaggtattttttaattgtaaaatgcttagaagttattttaaagggaatataaaaatgatctcctaggagaaaacgtgaattagttaattgcatataggccattaGATTTATATTTTATTGATGAAACGCATGCTGTCCATCCCAATCTAATCACATATCAGTGCATTAATTCATTTTTGTATGGACAAGGGCTTTCTAATTGCAGTAACCTACTGCCACTCTGCGCTTAGATATATAGATaaataataaagaaataaaaagcaaacctaaacatgATTAAATCACCACACTACTGTTAAACAATATACACTGATCCGTAAGATCACAACGGCTACTTAAAGCCAACTTTCTCCCTTCACATTGCAATGCAGTCCGGGTGCTATGGGAGCACAGATGCGAATGCTTCCCTATCCTCCTAACATACAAATATAAGTTCCACAATGAACTCCAGCTGCGCTGTGATCAAAGGACGGGCATCTTcccctttacatatatttcaaggTTGATCAGCGCTGCAAATCAAATAGTCACTTCTCCAGCACCAATTCCAAAGCGACTGAACAAATATGTTGGACCACAAACTACAATGGTCATCTGCGCATGTGGGGCACTCACAGGCTCCCCTCACCCAACCGATCCCCTTCTCCTCTGCTGCAGCCACCAATTATCagcagtgcccctttaagtatcaaGTTGTTTGCCTCGAAAGAGATGAAAAACCTCTAATCGCGCAATATGTTTAAAACCAGCTAAAATGTATTCAAATATTACACTCGCATGTCCAGAGCATTTAGAAGTGCATAGAGTTTGCCTGCGGGCGCACCCCCACATGGTCTACCGGGCTGACCGCTAATGTAATTGGGCTCCCAGCTGGCGTCCCTCCATCTGCCTCTCTCGCTTCTGCCTGCGGTGTGAACACGCCGTCTGCTGCTCCGCCCTATTGATTTTGTCATCAACACATGACTCATTTGGGgcacggagcagcagcagcagttactaTAATACCCTCTGCCAAAGCATAATTGGCCAGGGGTTTTGTCTATGTCTCCTGCCTTTCTTTCTGCATTAATTCAGATTTTGTATGGACAAGGGCCTTACTAAATTATGCTTTACCAGCTCTTCCCTCATCaagaagggtcatccagatgacagTAGTATGAAAATCTGTTCCTGTTTTTTTTAATGGGTTTTTAAAACAAGGGTATTTCTTTCCAGGCATAGTTGTTTCAAATGTCTCAGCAGCCCCGGGGCATGATCCAGTAAATCAGCAAAAGTCAAAAGAGGATTGATTCCTCTGACCATGTCATGCCATCTGACAGtattatttaaaatagaaaaaaaaaacctttaaacttTTGCTATACAGCACAGAATTTGCTAACGCTTAActtattctgtattttttttcctgatgtgcaGGTCACTCCGGTGAAAACGTCTCGGCCAAAACGGCCATCTGGCACCATTGAGACTATAAACCTGGATGCCGTCCCCCAGTCTGTCACTCGTCTAGATAACAGCGCTGCTAAACATAAACTTTCCGTCAAGCCAAAAAACCAGAGAGTGTCAAAGAAACACAGAGGAATGTCTCAGGTGAAATACTTGAGTTTGGTAAATGTTCTGTCTATTTCAGTTGGTCAGTTCAGTTTCAGATTATTCTACATAATTACTGGTAGGTCTTTAATAAAGATaaagttatttttgttttgtatagAGTGGGTGAAGATTAGAAACTCTATCAGGCATTGGTATTTGTGATTAAATCACATTAAGTAATCATTCCTCTTAACTGCTCTTCCATGCACATCACATTTGTAGAAGCATCTTACTACAGGTCatttgattggagggaagggacgcgggcggggaccggcgccatggaggaggcgggggagcggcgagagtgacacatcaagaggtaaacagccggctgcgtcatgctgtgtgtcgctagctcggcgtgtgatttatggggggcaagcagagcgcaggggggcctgtggggggagcTGTATAGCAACAGTGGCTGGGCAGGATATGCAGACCCagcttctgtgtgctaatagtGTTCTTAGAAccaaccttgggttctctttaactgtaagtttttaggatgtgggaggaaactggagttggTGGGAGAAGTGCTGAATTTATGCAGCACCTAGATTGATTTGATTTGTAAATTAAGAACCCACTCATTTGGCTTTTGCAGCTTGATGGAGTCTAGTCCTGGAGCCAGTCAGAGAAGAGAGGGTGGTTTCTCTGGCCACCACACCCATTAGCGGCTGTTACACCTGTGCTATGAGAGCACATGTGCGGTTATAATCGGGTAACTGCACGGCAGCAGGAACTCACATGTTTTCCAGGGCTGAAGCAGAACAGGGCTCTTTGGAAATTTTTCTAATGGGAGTTGCCATGCTATACTTCAGAAGACAATGTTTTTGGTGATGTATTTGCTTTAGTCTGAAATGGACTAAAGTGAGGTAATCAGATGCTCAGCCATgctactttttattttgtttgccaTATGTTTTGTTTGGCAAATTTTCAATGAATTTACAGTCAGAAGTCTAAATGTAATATATTAACAGAATGTCTGCTATTACAGTTAGTTTGTATTGTACTTATTGCCACTTTTAATTTATCCGCAGGACTTCGATACCATAGAAGACAATGAAAATGAATCCACTTCGAATATGCAGAAAAACAAAGCCATGTACCACTCAATGGACATCTCTTCCTACGATACATATACACCTGATCATTTTCAACGAAACATTTCAGATCATTTTCGATCTTTGGTTTCGGAAGGCGACAACAAACTCAAGAAAAATCTAGAAGGAAAATACCAAGACCACAGCAATCTCAAACAAGCAGAAGAAGACACTAAACGCCCAGATGAAGAGAAAAAATCAGAAGCAGATAAAcgcaaagaagaagaagataaaaagAGACAGGAGATAATTAGAAACATAGAGTTGGAAAGGCTCAAGCAAAAACtaaaagaagagaaagaaaatgAATTGAAGGAACAGCGACGGCGTGAGGAGGAAAGAAAACAGAGAGCTGAACAAATACTGAAAGAGTTAGAGGAGTATAGAAGACAAGAGGAGCAGAAGCAGCATGAGCAGGAAGAGAAAAAAACACTTCAACTAGCAGAAGAACAAAAGAAACGTGAGCTGGAAATACAGAGAGCACTTCAGGTAGCAGAAGAGATGAGAAAACAGGAAATGGAGCGGCAGAGATCTCTTCAGTTAGCGGAAGAACAGAAAAAGCGTGAAGTAGAGCAGAAAGCCATTCAAACAGCAGACGAGAAAAAGAAACCTGAAGTAGAGAAGCAGAAAGTCCCACAGACAGCAGAAGATCAGAATAAAACTGAACTGGGGAGACAGAGAGCTCCTCAAATTACTGAAGCAAGCAAATATGAGTTAGAGGAATGGGAAATGCTTAAGACAGCAGAAGAGATGAAAAATGAGGAGCTAGAGGAGCCAAAGGCCAAAGAACAGAAGTATGAAATGAAGCAGCAGAGATCCCCTAAGACAgtagagcaaagaaaaaatgagCAAGAATTAATAAGAACTAATAACATTTCAGAGGAACAGAAAAGGGAACAACTGGATTTGGGGAAATCTGATCAGCAGCAGACAAATGAATTGGAGAAATACAGAACAGAGGAGCGGGAAATTAGAGGACAGGAGGAAGCAAAATCATGTCAGTTTACTGAGGAGCAACAACTACAAACACCAGAAGGCCAAACTCAAATCAAAATAGGTGGAATCAAAAATGAATTGACATATGAAGAGCTAAATAAAACTGAACAAAAGGCATTACAAAAGAGTGGACAGCAAGCAGCAGGAGATATCAAGAGCCATGTCCTCCAAGAACATCATTTCCCTATAGATCAAGAAGCTGTGTCAGCTGAAATCGAGCTATGTCAAAATCAAACACCACAAGAGAAATTAAAAACAAATGAAGAACTAAGCCAAGAGCAACAAAAGGAAGCAGAATGTGAAAAGCAAGAAAGGATTAATGAAGAGCGAAGATGGGAGGAACTTGACAAAAGGCAAAAATCATACACATTTAAAGTTGGTGAGAAGCAAATAATATTTGAAAAAGTGAATTTATCTCCGGTTACTGTATCAAAAGATCCAGTAATATCCCCGGGTGCACAGGACCCAAAAGACAATAAAGTCAATAATAGTTCCCACAACCTTCCTTCCACTCAGTGCATACCCCACACGGCCATTCTGGTTACCGGAGCCCAGCTATGTGGCACAGCTGTAAACCCTGATGAGATTAAGGATACTGCTTGTAAGTCTTTACTGGGACTCACTGAAGAAAGGAAATTAGATATTGCTGAAGACAaaacagagaaagaaaagaaacaaATAAGCAGTAAAACAAAATACTCATCAGAAGCACTGGATAGTCAATCATTTCTAGCAGAATGGAATCACATCAGGTCAAAAATTTTAAACAAAACTGAAAATGTTATTGTCAATGAAAAGAACAAAAGTGGTTCTCTTACGCCCACTGAGGACTTACCGGCTACGGGGAAGAGTGAATCTCATAGCAGTTTACGGAAAACAATGTCAGCGAACGCTAAGTTTTCTATAACACCTGCATGGCAAAAATTTCCAGAGCCTGGAAAAACACCAGAAATTAATGTTGAGAGCTCCATGAAACCTTCAAGCAAGGAAAATATAGCAGTGTTACCTGACAAAACTCAGGGAAAGGCTGGAGACAGGGCATTAATTGTTCAGGAAATGGTGAGCAGAATTAAAAAGCAAGTTACTATTGATGGAAATGCTGAAGGCTGGATATTTTCTAAAGATCTTCCATCTTTTATTGTCCCTAACCCACCCCAATCTCCTCGGCGAGGGTTCTTAGAGACCCAGATGTCGCTCGAAACACAGCTTAGCAATGGCGCTCTAAAAGCAGATAAACTTTTGCAAGGAACAGAAGAGAAAATTCCTCCATTTGGAATCAAGTTGAGAAGGACAAATTACTCTTTAAGGTTTCATGCTGATACACAAAgtgagcaaaaaaagaaaaaacggtATAGTGCAGGAGACAGCTTCGAAGGCATTCCTACTCCATTCATTTCAGCAGATGAAACGGAAAGTAGGACTATAGCTAAAAAAGAAGCTTCAGACTCTTCTGATAAGGTAAAGAAAGACAACACAACTAAAGTCTTACCAGATACCTCAAAAAGTGCATCAGATATTGTCCAAGGATCGGTTTCTCCTTTAGTCCCAAGCTCAAGTCCCCAAGTATCATCACCTAACAGAGATAGAGGAGTACCTAAATCTCCTGTAATACACAAACCATCTCTTGCTCCTAAGCCAGCCAGCCCAACTCCACCATCCTCCCCTCTTTCCCAGCTGAGCAAAACAAATTTGAATGACCTACATAGGCAATGGCTGGACAGAAGTGAAAAGGGCAAACAAACAGCAGGAGAGGTGAATGCTACACTATCTTCTCCTAGCCATGTGAAAGGTTTACAGCAGGATGTAAAAGAAAAACCAGATCTGTCATCTGTTTCTTGGAGAGAGAAGCCAGATAAATCTGTAAAAGGTAAGCCTTATGTACATCTTTTAGTTTGTATCTCAATTTATGTACCATTGTTTTATCTTTAACATATAACTTGCTGTAGAAGGCCCATCCTATACATATTTTATCATTTTGAATCCCAACAAACGGGTCACTGTGTAGCTCAAAAGTTGGGATGGTAAAAACAGCACAATGTTTTTTCACCATAGCTGTGAACATTgctcacttggggcttgattcactaagacaaatagcatgccttatttgagttaacacgccttatcagggataacacgccttattcgtgttaatacgccttatcagagataacacgccttatcaaagttaacacaccttatccgagtagcatagagagcgctatgaacctgcaggggctcagggcacgatgagtggagctcttgtcattgccaattagcaggaatAAGTTCGtaatgctcgctatgctactctgataagacatgttaaatctgataaggtgtgttatctcggATAAGGTGTATTATCTCTGATAAGGGCCTCAGTTTACTAAGCGTATCTCTTGTCTTATaatgtttctatagttatcaccatggtgatgaggcatgtagtatttagaaaacattttacctcaggcaaacctaaagtttacTCTTCTGTctataagttaactcttcaatccttaaaataactccagaattctaacaggctgttaattaactgcgtgtgaaaataactacagaggaggtaacttaaagtggaccaaaaccaaactttttttaattcaaaatatttagttgcaccactctgacacatagaaagataaataaacactccttcaagcctatgagcatttcagtgcattcttttcacccttctcttctcataactggggttatacaggtggcagccattagcaattcctcctttgccggacaccacctactccaacagttttccggattctgtcccggcaatatgaaaggaagggagaggttcctccaataaatgtaaaatattttatatttgtcatcatgcagctgaaaaaggctgctatttattattataatttagaaaatagattttagttctgaaacttgtatttttaatttgggtccagtttaaggaatgaagagataagataactctctcactgtgtggtggaaagttttctcttgcctcattatctccagcatgatcttagtgaattgaggccaaggtgTGTTAACTAGAATAAAGCATGCTATTTGTCGTGAATCAAGCTAGGTCAGTAGATAGTATACTCTTGTTATGGTTGTAAAGAACTTCCTAGGGAACAGTTTAATAGTAAGTTTTGTAACTGACCCCAATAAAGATATACAGTATTCTTTCCAGCTTGTTTAGATCTCCCTTGCTGCCCTGAAATCTTTTTTGTCTCTATATTGAATTGCTAATTTGTACACTTCCTCAGTTCCCTGTAACTCTGCTACACTGTGTTCTCATGGAGTGAAACTTTGTTAGGTCTTTGGCTTCTGCTTTGTCAGTTATCAAtgtgatagatagacagatagatagatctgTTCATACTCCAGGGATATCCAGGAGTTGAATGTTACAAAGTTTCAAAGTGTAATTCAATTTTCCTTAAAAATTATTTCCCTTTACTTTATTTATGCCATGATTCTCTCTCCTTGGCCCCTAGTCAATTAATTTTTCTTCCCGTGTTTACTCCTAGAAAATACAATGTAATCTTACCTACAATGTAATTTTTCAACATTTAAAGCCAATAGgtactagtttaaaaataaaaaagtcagatactcacctaaggagagggaaggctcggtcctaatgagccttccctctcctctcccggtgccctcggtgctgcgctagcTCTCCCgtacgcgtccgccgccgcagggacttcggaggtcttcgggagcactcgggcttccgaagacaggccgctccatactacgcacgcgcgattgcgtcatagaggacgctcgcgcatgcgtactatggagCGTCCCCGTCCTTGGGAGCCCgattgctcccgaaggcttccgaaaccttCCTTCGggggcggaagtggcagtatttgaccgaactggtcgaatactgctactcgggatcctgcgcgggaccgggcaccgtgagaggagagggaaggctcattaggaccgagccttccctctccttaggtgagtatctgacttttttatttttacactggtacacattcactttaacaactgaaaaagtactaacaacttattttgagcatttccttgcttgctggggcTTACACACTTAATGTACAGTATACTGGATACATTAAAGCAGCAGTTAACAGCtgcaaacaggacgttttaatgcatCG contains:
- the CRACD gene encoding capping protein-inhibiting regulator of actin dynamics; translation: MGTRAFSHDSIFIPDGQAEEEQEAQTSSQDCVVGKVKSLQQQLGKNIRFGQPPPTSIAGKRMSSGAAIEEMETTQHSPVEVSAERDSSLINDGNRTMKSPSSQSPRYVPEPEHKPEEKVTPVKTSRPKRPSGTIETINLDAVPQSVTRLDNSAAKHKLSVKPKNQRVSKKHRGMSQDFDTIEDNENESTSNMQKNKAMYHSMDISSYDTYTPDHFQRNISDHFRSLVSEGDNKLKKNLEGKYQDHSNLKQAEEDTKRPDEEKKSEADKRKEEEDKKRQEIIRNIELERLKQKLKEEKENELKEQRRREEERKQRAEQILKELEEYRRQEEQKQHEQEEKKTLQLAEEQKKRELEIQRALQVAEEMRKQEMERQRSLQLAEEQKKREVEQKAIQTADEKKKPEVEKQKVPQTAEDQNKTELGRQRAPQITEASKYELEEWEMLKTAEEMKNEELEEPKAKEQKYEMKQQRSPKTVEQRKNEQELIRTNNISEEQKREQLDLGKSDQQQTNELEKYRTEEREIRGQEEAKSCQFTEEQQLQTPEGQTQIKIGGIKNELTYEELNKTEQKALQKSGQQAAGDIKSHVLQEHHFPIDQEAVSAEIELCQNQTPQEKLKTNEELSQEQQKEAECEKQERINEERRWEELDKRQKSYTFKVGEKQIIFEKVNLSPVTVSKDPVISPGAQDPKDNKVNNSSHNLPSTQCIPHTAILVTGAQLCGTAVNPDEIKDTACKSLLGLTEERKLDIAEDKTEKEKKQISSKTKYSSEALDSQSFLAEWNHIRSKILNKTENVIVNEKNKSGSLTPTEDLPATGKSESHSSLRKTMSANAKFSITPAWQKFPEPGKTPEINVESSMKPSSKENIAVLPDKTQGKAGDRALIVQEMVSRIKKQVTIDGNAEGWIFSKDLPSFIVPNPPQSPRRGFLETQMSLETQLSNGALKADKLLQGTEEKIPPFGIKLRRTNYSLRFHADTQSEQKKKKRYSAGDSFEGIPTPFISADETESRTIAKKEASDSSDKVKKDNTTKVLPDTSKSASDIVQGSVSPLVPSSSPQVSSPNRDRGVPKSPVIHKPSLAPKPASPTPPSSPLSQLSKTNLNDLHRQWLDRSEKGKQTAGEVNATLSSPSHVKGLQQDVKEKPDLSSVSWREKPDKSVKDRPVIQSRHSLDSSRLIDQVETAQPLWITLALQKQKGFREQQATREERRQAREAKQADRLTKENVSSVQPGEYRSRSGSLPKPSPQEEKKADTVVTRLQRREQLQKSNTLPTSVTVEITETVPVALARDLTKRFSTPDATPASSEPTWLALAKRKSKAWSDCPQIIK